In Opitutaceae bacterium TAV5, one genomic interval encodes:
- a CDS encoding carbamoyl phosphate synthase small subunit (catalyzes production of carbamoyl phosphate from bicarbonate and glutamine in pyrimidine and arginine biosynthesis pathways; forms an octamer composed of four CarAB dimers) gives MSTSKPAVLALEDGSVYRGRAFGADATVSGECVFNTSMTGYQEIITDPSYFGQIVTMTAPMIGNYGIANEDNEASRPMASGFVVRELSPVVSNWRSHASLGDYLRKYGIPGISEIDTRALTKKLRVDGAMKCCLSTLPLTDEEAVSRARAWQDIAGSDYVKDVTCDAPYVWSAEDPANYNLAYLPAGTTLGAPHPVTKRFKVAAFDFGAKHTIFRKLVRHGFDVLVFPATATAAQIREHAPDGLFLSNGPGDPAALAYVHKTVTDLLPDFPTFGICLGHQMITHALGGTTFKLKFGHRGGNQPVKNIENGKVSITAQNHGFATDPKSLEKTGALVTEINLNDNTVEGLRHKELPVFCVQYHPEAAPGPNDADPLFTDFYQLIEKRKAGAI, from the coding sequence ATGTCCACCTCCAAGCCTGCCGTGCTCGCCCTTGAAGATGGCTCCGTTTATCGCGGTCGCGCGTTCGGAGCCGATGCCACCGTTTCCGGGGAATGCGTCTTCAACACCTCGATGACCGGCTACCAGGAAATCATCACCGATCCTTCCTACTTCGGACAGATCGTCACCATGACGGCGCCGATGATCGGCAACTACGGCATCGCCAACGAAGACAACGAAGCCTCCCGCCCGATGGCCTCCGGTTTTGTGGTCCGCGAGCTCTCGCCCGTCGTCAGCAACTGGCGCTCGCATGCCTCGCTCGGCGACTACCTGCGCAAGTACGGCATTCCCGGCATCAGCGAAATCGACACCCGCGCGCTCACCAAGAAACTGCGCGTGGACGGCGCCATGAAGTGCTGCCTCTCCACGCTGCCGCTCACCGACGAAGAGGCCGTGTCCCGCGCTCGCGCCTGGCAGGACATCGCCGGCAGCGACTACGTGAAAGACGTCACCTGCGACGCCCCCTACGTGTGGAGCGCCGAGGACCCCGCCAACTACAACCTCGCCTACCTGCCCGCCGGCACCACGCTCGGCGCGCCGCACCCGGTGACGAAGCGCTTCAAGGTCGCCGCTTTCGATTTCGGCGCGAAGCACACGATTTTTCGCAAGCTGGTCCGTCACGGTTTCGACGTGCTGGTGTTCCCCGCCACGGCCACGGCCGCGCAGATCCGCGAACATGCGCCCGACGGGCTTTTTCTCTCCAACGGCCCCGGCGATCCCGCGGCGCTGGCGTATGTGCACAAGACTGTCACCGATCTCCTGCCCGATTTTCCGACATTCGGCATCTGCCTCGGCCACCAGATGATCACGCATGCGCTCGGCGGCACCACCTTCAAGCTCAAGTTCGGCCACCGTGGCGGCAACCAGCCGGTGAAAAACATCGAGAACGGCAAGGTCTCGATCACCGCGCAAAACCACGGCTTCGCCACCGATCCGAAGAGCCTGGAAAAGACCGGAGCCCTCGTCACCGAGATCAACCTCAACGACAACACCGTCGAGGGCCTGCGCCACAAGGAGCTGCCGGTGTTCTGCGTGCAGTATCACCCGGAAGCCGCGCCCGGCCCCAACGACGCCGACCCGCTCTTCACCGATTTCTATCAGCTCATCGAGAAGCGGAAGGCCGGGGCAATCTGA
- a CDS encoding GntR family transcriptional regulator: MPATSTTSASSSRSKLEAVYELLKGQIADGKWQVGEQIPTEVELARELDCSRSTMGMAISRLAHDGLVERKTRAGTRVLRATPARSVAAPSSAAPAVTPVQLDAFAFIYSSELHEGIFRTVQGFQLAARERNRRVVTLTTGTDYHKEAEFISRLAEFDVKGAVINPLVSTVQEQMFFTNALRTSSVPVVLAGTTLPGSGRPCALADNFHAGYTLTRHLIDRGLRKIGFFANHAWAHFISDRHQGYRWALKEAGLTAPEATVCLEEARHVNFTDPLAEPTALARAWLSRVEAGGFLADLEAVVCADDILAIGLIHAALEKGLRVPRDLKVTGLGDFALQPPEGITLTTYRVPYETIGLESFHLLEASLAARSASQPNPANILLEGQLVIRSSTA, encoded by the coding sequence ATGCCCGCTACCTCCACCACCTCCGCATCGTCCTCCAGATCGAAACTCGAAGCCGTTTACGAGCTTCTGAAGGGCCAGATCGCCGACGGCAAGTGGCAGGTGGGCGAGCAAATCCCCACCGAAGTCGAGCTGGCCCGCGAACTCGATTGCAGCCGCTCCACGATGGGCATGGCCATCTCCCGCCTCGCGCACGACGGCCTCGTCGAACGCAAGACCCGCGCCGGGACCCGCGTCCTCCGCGCCACCCCTGCCCGCAGTGTTGCCGCACCTTCTTCGGCCGCGCCCGCCGTCACCCCCGTGCAACTCGACGCCTTTGCCTTCATCTATTCCAGCGAGCTCCACGAAGGCATTTTCCGCACCGTCCAGGGCTTCCAGCTCGCGGCCCGCGAGCGCAACCGCCGCGTCGTCACCCTCACCACCGGCACCGATTACCACAAGGAAGCCGAATTCATCAGCCGCCTCGCCGAGTTCGATGTGAAAGGCGCCGTCATCAACCCCCTCGTTTCCACCGTGCAGGAGCAGATGTTTTTCACCAACGCTCTCCGCACCTCCAGCGTCCCCGTTGTCCTCGCCGGCACCACGCTGCCCGGCTCCGGCCGCCCCTGCGCCCTGGCCGACAACTTTCACGCCGGCTATACCCTGACGCGCCACCTCATCGACCGCGGCCTGCGCAAGATCGGATTTTTCGCCAACCATGCCTGGGCGCACTTCATCAGCGACCGCCACCAGGGCTACCGCTGGGCGCTCAAGGAGGCAGGCCTCACCGCCCCCGAAGCCACTGTCTGCCTCGAAGAAGCCCGGCACGTCAACTTCACCGATCCCCTCGCCGAGCCTACCGCCCTCGCCCGTGCCTGGCTCTCCCGTGTTGAAGCCGGCGGCTTCCTCGCCGATCTCGAGGCCGTGGTCTGCGCCGACGACATCCTCGCCATCGGCCTCATCCACGCCGCCCTCGAAAAAGGCCTCCGCGTGCCACGCGACCTCAAAGTCACCGGACTGGGTGACTTCGCCCTCCAGCCCCCGGAAGGCATCACGCTGACAACCTACCGCGTGCCCTACGAAACGATCGGGCTCGAATCTTTCCACCTGCTCGAAGCCAGCCTTGCCGCCCGCTCCGCCAGCCAGCCCAACCCCGCCAACATCCTTCTCGAAGGCCAGCTCGTCATCCGTTCCAGCACCGCCTGA
- a CDS encoding acetyl xylan esterase: MKSRPLLLLPLFFALTAAFCFAGDLLLLGGNDKPTPFYAPGEKMIFEIRLEKDGQPVTGTRLSWTRTGDDGLTEKGEAVSNVTPLVITTSTAKPGFVRILVNAIGADGQTLVNDSKKKVVFDGGAGVQPEKLQSVPEPTDFDAYWAAQKAALANVPLEVLEKKLLPETHPGVETFDVKIACAGPIAAGDTAPKPVSGYFSKTKNAAPQSATAQVNFHGYGIRSASRDDAQVAKSSTPMLVFNINVHGIENGQSAEFYTHLGKTTLKSYAFNNQENARPETSYFYGVALRALRALEFIKAQPEWDGKTLIVNGGSQGGFQALLAAGLDPDVTRCNAWKPWGCDLGGVTLNRLKGWRPDYTRALDYFDPVNHAKRIRAETWITSGLGDYVCPPSGVTVLYNNLPDSVSKHIEYQQGTTHGDTPPNVAKFVVSNK, from the coding sequence GTGAAATCCCGCCCCCTCCTGTTGCTCCCGCTCTTTTTCGCTCTCACCGCCGCCTTCTGCTTTGCCGGCGACCTGCTGCTTCTCGGCGGGAACGACAAGCCGACCCCATTTTACGCTCCCGGTGAAAAAATGATTTTCGAGATTCGCCTCGAAAAAGACGGCCAGCCCGTCACCGGCACGCGCCTTTCGTGGACGCGCACCGGTGACGACGGCCTCACCGAAAAAGGCGAAGCCGTCTCCAACGTCACGCCGCTCGTCATCACCACCTCGACCGCCAAACCCGGCTTCGTTCGCATCCTTGTCAACGCCATCGGTGCCGACGGCCAGACACTCGTCAACGATAGCAAAAAGAAAGTCGTCTTCGATGGCGGCGCCGGCGTGCAGCCCGAAAAACTGCAAAGCGTGCCCGAGCCCACGGACTTCGATGCGTATTGGGCCGCGCAAAAAGCCGCTCTGGCCAACGTACCGCTCGAGGTTCTCGAAAAAAAACTGCTCCCCGAAACGCATCCCGGTGTGGAAACCTTCGACGTGAAAATCGCCTGCGCTGGTCCCATCGCCGCCGGTGACACCGCGCCCAAGCCCGTCTCCGGTTATTTCAGCAAAACCAAAAATGCCGCGCCCCAATCCGCCACGGCCCAAGTCAATTTTCACGGCTACGGCATCCGCTCCGCTTCGCGTGATGACGCGCAAGTTGCCAAATCCTCGACCCCCATGCTTGTATTCAATATAAACGTACATGGGATCGAGAACGGACAGTCCGCCGAATTTTACACCCACCTCGGCAAGACCACGCTAAAAAGCTACGCGTTCAACAATCAGGAAAACGCCAGACCCGAAACCTCCTACTTTTATGGCGTCGCTCTCCGTGCCCTGCGCGCGCTGGAGTTCATCAAGGCGCAACCCGAATGGGACGGCAAAACACTCATCGTCAATGGCGGCAGTCAGGGGGGATTCCAGGCGCTGCTCGCCGCCGGTCTCGATCCCGACGTGACTCGCTGCAACGCATGGAAACCTTGGGGATGCGACCTCGGCGGCGTGACACTCAACCGCCTCAAAGGCTGGCGTCCCGACTACACGCGGGCGCTCGACTATTTCGATCCGGTCAATCACGCCAAACGCATCCGCGCCGAGACCTGGATCACGTCGGGCCTCGGCGACTACGTCTGCCCGCCCTCCGGCGTTACGGTCCTCTACAACAATCTCCCGGACTCCGTTTCGAAGCACATCGAATACCAGCAAGGCACGACTCACGGCGATACTCCTCCCAATGTAGCGAAGTTCGTAGTGAGTAACAAATGA
- a CDS encoding ABC transporter permease, whose product MNALALPGSDNAHARHPRVWGWVLIAPMLLWLALFVVVPMCILFVYSFCQRDDLGRVVFSFTWGNYVRVFDPVYLKILGRSVGYAALTTVLCTAIGYPVAWFIARQNDSLRNRLLLLVMIPFWTSFLIRTYAWISILKSEGLLNGLLQFTHVIAAPLEILYTPWAVVIGLVYAYLPFMILPIYGSAEKLDNALVEAAHDLGAGPVKAFSEVIIPLTMPGIAAGILLVFVPAIGMFAVTDLLGGARVPMIGNVIQNQFSKTGRNWPFGAALGVIFTLMFIVSYLLAQWRASRVAGKE is encoded by the coding sequence ATGAACGCTCTCGCCCTTCCCGGCTCCGACAACGCCCATGCGCGCCACCCGCGCGTGTGGGGCTGGGTGCTGATCGCGCCCATGCTGCTCTGGCTCGCCCTCTTCGTCGTCGTGCCGATGTGCATCCTCTTCGTCTACAGCTTCTGCCAGCGTGACGACCTCGGTCGCGTCGTCTTCAGCTTCACCTGGGGCAACTACGTCCGCGTTTTTGATCCTGTTTACCTCAAAATCCTCGGGCGTTCCGTCGGTTATGCAGCGCTCACCACCGTCCTCTGCACCGCCATCGGCTACCCGGTCGCCTGGTTCATCGCCCGGCAAAACGATTCGCTCCGCAACCGGTTGCTGCTCCTCGTCATGATCCCGTTCTGGACGAGTTTCCTCATCCGCACCTACGCCTGGATTTCCATCCTCAAGAGCGAAGGCCTGCTCAACGGCCTGCTCCAGTTCACGCACGTCATCGCCGCCCCGCTCGAAATCCTCTACACACCGTGGGCCGTGGTCATCGGACTCGTGTACGCCTACCTGCCGTTCATGATCCTGCCGATCTACGGCAGCGCGGAAAAACTCGACAACGCCCTCGTCGAGGCCGCGCACGATCTCGGCGCCGGACCGGTCAAGGCTTTCTCCGAAGTGATCATCCCGCTCACCATGCCCGGCATCGCGGCGGGCATCCTGCTCGTGTTCGTGCCGGCCATCGGGATGTTTGCCGTCACCGATCTGCTCGGCGGCGCTCGCGTGCCCATGATCGGCAACGTCATCCAGAACCAGTTTTCCAAAACCGGCCGCAACTGGCCGTTCGGCGCCGCGCTCGGCGTGATTTTCACGCTGATGTTTATCGTCTCGTACCTGCTCGCCCAATGGCGCGCCTCGCGGGTGGCGGGCAAGGAGTAG
- a CDS encoding N-terminal cleavage protein produces the protein MHTPKHHIRPSIIATPPCSCNGIRTTQTRLRAFTLIELLTVIAIIGILAAIIIPTVGRVRESARRADCVSNMRQISQALFLYAQDHKNILPAVSKNWPPGDQTDTWCYAIWTYAGYSEASFRVGTNDFVNNATHQSQNLFQCKNTRTKPNYGPGITPGTGWTCYGLNDGPLYGTGASTKTTPVALNLVETPSKTAMVLESRYYWANDAAYKNYYGLIPHGDASNIVFFDGHVELKKWPEIQARGGQERLFWCGRGTW, from the coding sequence ATGCACACGCCCAAACACCACATTCGCCCCTCCATCATTGCAACCCCGCCTTGCTCCTGTAACGGAATCCGGACTACACAGACCCGCCTCCGCGCCTTCACGCTGATCGAACTCCTCACCGTCATCGCCATTATCGGCATTCTGGCTGCGATCATCATCCCTACTGTTGGTCGGGTTCGCGAAAGCGCCCGCCGTGCGGATTGCGTAAGCAATATGCGCCAGATCAGCCAAGCGCTCTTTCTCTATGCGCAAGATCATAAAAACATATTGCCAGCCGTGTCCAAAAACTGGCCGCCCGGAGACCAGACCGACACATGGTGCTACGCCATCTGGACCTATGCCGGATACAGCGAAGCCTCGTTTAGAGTCGGCACCAACGACTTTGTTAACAACGCCACGCACCAAAGCCAGAATCTCTTCCAATGTAAAAATACACGCACAAAGCCCAACTACGGACCTGGAATCACGCCGGGGACTGGCTGGACCTGCTACGGCCTCAATGACGGTCCCCTCTACGGAACAGGAGCCTCCACCAAAACAACTCCCGTTGCCCTCAACCTCGTCGAAACTCCCTCCAAAACCGCAATGGTTCTCGAATCCCGCTATTATTGGGCCAACGACGCCGCTTACAAAAACTACTACGGCCTGATCCCTCACGGCGACGCCTCCAACATCGTTTTTTTCGACGGTCATGTGGAACTCAAAAAATGGCCTGAAATCCAGGCTCGTGGTGGCCAGGAAAGACTCTTCTGGTGCGGCCGCGGCACCTGGTAG
- a CDS encoding dehydrogenase produces MKIAVIGTGNVATENYLPYFAAQTGIQLGYLDNNADRARTASEKFGGHTFASPAELIAWRPDAAFVLTNEMWHYDAGLPLIQAGLPRVLFEKPLVAAKGQAHVSEADFSQGKELLSRAAQTGTEVAMLFNYRFFDQTITARRIVAERSFGKLISVSGKIHYACWSHCIDLVHHFGGAIATITALEGAPEREGQGIVAHDIVAAFTLENGATGTLIGTAGLKWQHPLFELILTYEGGRLHMRDIDGDIEILDGSTRTHERISMVRDTSRWQHYTTSFHKALTAYLDAVRAGKPAPVSEIDGLRELQFEAALRRSIAEKRPVQIAQEFPL; encoded by the coding sequence ATGAAAATTGCAGTCATCGGAACCGGAAACGTAGCCACGGAGAATTACCTGCCGTATTTCGCCGCCCAGACCGGCATCCAGCTCGGATATCTCGACAACAACGCCGACCGCGCCCGTACCGCCTCGGAAAAATTTGGCGGCCACACCTTCGCCTCGCCCGCTGAACTCATCGCGTGGCGACCCGATGCCGCCTTCGTGCTCACCAACGAAATGTGGCACTATGACGCAGGCCTCCCGCTCATCCAGGCCGGACTCCCCCGCGTGCTCTTTGAAAAACCCCTCGTCGCCGCCAAAGGCCAGGCCCATGTCAGCGAAGCCGATTTTTCCCAAGGCAAGGAACTGCTCTCGCGCGCCGCTCAAACCGGCACCGAAGTGGCGATGCTCTTCAATTATCGCTTCTTCGACCAGACCATTACCGCCCGCCGCATTGTTGCCGAACGATCCTTCGGTAAACTCATCAGTGTGTCCGGAAAAATTCACTACGCCTGCTGGAGCCATTGCATCGACCTCGTTCACCATTTCGGCGGAGCGATCGCCACGATCACCGCGCTGGAAGGCGCGCCGGAACGCGAAGGACAAGGAATCGTCGCCCACGACATCGTTGCCGCCTTCACGCTCGAAAACGGCGCGACCGGCACGCTCATCGGCACCGCCGGGCTGAAGTGGCAACACCCGCTCTTCGAGTTGATCCTCACCTACGAAGGAGGTCGCCTCCATATGCGCGACATCGACGGCGACATTGAAATCCTCGATGGATCAACCCGAACCCACGAACGCATTTCCATGGTACGCGACACGTCACGCTGGCAGCACTACACTACATCGTTCCACAAAGCCCTGACCGCCTACCTCGACGCCGTCCGCGCCGGGAAACCCGCCCCCGTGTCGGAAATCGACGGTTTGCGCGAACTTCAATTCGAAGCCGCCCTCCGACGCTCCATCGCTGAAAAACGTCCGGTGCAAATCGCACAGGAATTTCCACTGTAA
- a CDS encoding alpha-L-arabinofuranosidase, with protein MYPKNNFIRLSGILLTVIAVSLVFNALLSAQVQIQASASKSLAQPTGKRVVVLNITGNTLATRPELYGHNMTANDWHGTLNNNRPPILWDTAANRPDPAWTPLTHAWPLRVMRYHSGNFYPWRDAFGPVSERKIIKDEYRRTLRPDAGLQEFLRWLETLPDPRPEPILIASPFRPVQELADLVAYCNATTGPMADLRAAHGHPAPYNVRYWELGNETDWINRDDLDVTRAETEREKKSKLLPAEYIARCRERIHAMRAIDPTIKLLAHAQTAPWPSTNPHWRDWHREVIRDLGDTIDAITIHPYYDGHSVPYVLASIDALIADIRELQPSRRNITVAVTEHSRWVNYKNLDERPQSWGLQGAISAGDFLLRAMARPEISSANYWCYLHRGPWRVLNADWDQGTTHKFGTGAFMLYQLLNDSLLPRYELLTPEPPGASRARSNAYPYQVTTAHFSDVATGAHALVAVNRSATEPVILLIENIPPPASGKLTFSLVTGNSLQSTNVPATPDAVTLQTRAIDARSDAPLRLELPPRCVASWRW; from the coding sequence ATGTATCCAAAAAACAATTTTATCCGTCTGTCGGGCATCCTGCTCACCGTCATTGCCGTTTCACTCGTCTTCAATGCTCTCCTGTCCGCGCAGGTACAGATACAGGCATCGGCGTCAAAATCACTTGCGCAACCCACCGGCAAACGCGTCGTTGTCCTCAATATTACTGGAAATACCCTCGCCACCCGCCCTGAACTCTACGGCCACAACATGACGGCCAACGACTGGCACGGCACCCTCAACAACAACCGTCCCCCCATCCTCTGGGATACCGCCGCCAACCGCCCCGACCCCGCATGGACTCCCCTTACCCACGCCTGGCCCCTGCGCGTCATGCGTTACCACTCCGGCAATTTTTATCCCTGGCGCGACGCCTTCGGTCCAGTCTCCGAACGCAAAATCATCAAGGACGAATACCGCCGCACTCTCCGCCCCGACGCCGGCCTCCAGGAATTTTTACGGTGGCTCGAAACCCTGCCCGACCCCCGCCCCGAGCCAATCCTCATCGCCAGCCCCTTCCGCCCTGTCCAGGAACTCGCCGATCTCGTCGCTTACTGCAACGCCACCACCGGCCCCATGGCCGACCTGCGCGCCGCTCACGGACACCCCGCCCCCTACAACGTCCGCTACTGGGAACTCGGCAACGAAACCGACTGGATCAACCGCGACGACCTGGATGTCACCCGCGCCGAAACCGAACGGGAAAAGAAAAGCAAGCTTCTCCCCGCCGAATACATCGCCCGGTGCCGCGAACGTATCCATGCCATGCGCGCCATCGATCCCACCATCAAACTCCTCGCCCACGCGCAAACCGCTCCCTGGCCCTCCACCAATCCGCACTGGCGCGACTGGCACCGCGAAGTCATCCGCGACCTCGGTGATACCATCGACGCCATCACCATTCACCCTTACTACGACGGCCACTCCGTCCCTTATGTACTCGCCTCCATCGATGCCCTCATCGCCGATATTCGCGAACTCCAGCCATCCCGTCGCAACATAACCGTCGCCGTCACCGAACACTCCCGCTGGGTAAACTACAAAAACCTCGACGAACGCCCCCAATCCTGGGGACTCCAGGGCGCAATCTCCGCCGGCGATTTTCTTCTTCGTGCCATGGCCCGCCCCGAAATCTCCAGCGCCAACTACTGGTGCTACCTCCACCGCGGCCCCTGGCGCGTCCTCAACGCCGACTGGGATCAAGGCACCACCCACAAATTCGGCACCGGTGCCTTCATGCTGTATCAACTTCTCAACGACTCCCTTCTTCCCCGCTACGAACTCCTCACGCCCGAGCCTCCTGGAGCCTCCCGGGCCCGTTCCAACGCCTACCCCTATCAGGTAACTACCGCCCACTTTTCCGACGTCGCCACCGGTGCGCATGCGCTCGTTGCGGTCAACCGTTCCGCCACCGAACCCGTCATCCTTCTCATCGAAAACATCCCCCCTCCCGCTTCCGGAAAGCTCACTTTCTCACTCGTAACCGGAAATTCGCTACAATCCACCAACGTTCCCGCCACCCCCGACGCCGTCACCCTGCAAACCCGCGCCATCGATGCCCGTTCCGACGCGCCCCTTCGACTCGAACTCCCCCCGCGCTGCGTCGCCTCCTGGCGCTGGTGA
- a CDS encoding membrane protein: protein MAEKHTGEDWRKTVLLPVLAMAAIVLLSNILVQYPAGEWLTWGAFSYPVTYFVTDVCNRWSGPRMARRVAWAGFVVGVLLSLLMATPQIALASGAAFITSQLLDIAVFNRLRRQSWWKAPLFGSAVASVVDTAIFFSIAFHGSGLNWMQLAAGDLGVKLAMALVLLAPFRPVVRWLTEAGPCKPVL, encoded by the coding sequence ATGGCAGAAAAACATACCGGCGAAGACTGGCGGAAGACCGTGCTGTTGCCCGTGCTGGCGATGGCCGCTATCGTGCTGCTGTCCAATATCCTCGTGCAGTATCCCGCCGGCGAATGGCTGACGTGGGGGGCATTTTCATACCCGGTCACCTATTTTGTGACCGATGTCTGCAACCGCTGGTCCGGCCCCCGGATGGCGCGGCGTGTGGCGTGGGCCGGATTTGTCGTCGGCGTGCTCCTTTCGCTCCTCATGGCCACGCCGCAGATCGCGCTGGCCTCGGGCGCGGCATTCATCACGTCGCAACTGCTCGACATCGCCGTGTTCAACCGGCTCCGCCGCCAGTCATGGTGGAAAGCGCCTCTTTTCGGTTCGGCGGTGGCCTCGGTCGTGGATACGGCGATCTTTTTTTCCATCGCCTTCCACGGCAGCGGCCTGAACTGGATGCAACTCGCCGCCGGCGATCTCGGCGTGAAGCTGGCCATGGCCCTCGTGCTGCTGGCGCCGTTTCGCCCGGTCGTCCGCTGGCTGACCGAGGCCGGACCCTGCAAGCCGGTCTTGTGA
- a CDS encoding alcohol dehydrogenase → MKILHQLGNSRLAIEDVPTPAPGPGEVLIKTAVSALCGSEMSTFRGKDGRLHGNMGHEAAGVVAAFGPEADVIFNPVTRTPLKIGDRVGVSAIAGWPGEKPAAPDPHYTAGRYTWCDKFTFHCDMHAEYFTIPAQACHVLPDDISWDIGVLITGDGFGVPWHTSTKLHALPSTPAQQTVTIFGLGPIGLGNIIMQTHLGRRVIGIDRAPARLELARRLGATHIIDTTDAADIPATIRNLTRDTGADVAIEAAGVPATARLCFASVCKGGMVIFNGEQPALELSPSEDFIRRDIAAIGSWFYHFCEYPDMLAQTRNGLPVASLITHRFPLSKAADAYHVMQSGLSGKVLLTYADK, encoded by the coding sequence ATGAAAATCCTCCACCAGCTCGGCAACTCCCGACTCGCCATTGAAGATGTTCCCACGCCCGCGCCCGGCCCCGGCGAAGTTCTCATCAAGACCGCCGTCTCCGCCCTCTGCGGCAGCGAAATGTCCACCTTCCGCGGCAAGGATGGACGCCTCCACGGCAACATGGGACACGAAGCGGCAGGCGTGGTCGCTGCGTTCGGTCCCGAAGCCGACGTCATTTTCAACCCCGTCACCCGCACTCCGCTCAAGATCGGCGACCGCGTCGGTGTCAGCGCCATCGCCGGCTGGCCCGGTGAAAAACCGGCCGCACCCGATCCCCACTACACGGCCGGACGCTATACGTGGTGCGACAAATTCACTTTTCACTGCGACATGCACGCCGAGTATTTCACGATCCCCGCGCAAGCCTGTCATGTGTTGCCCGACGACATTTCGTGGGACATTGGCGTGCTCATTACCGGCGATGGATTCGGCGTCCCCTGGCACACTTCCACAAAACTCCACGCCCTCCCAAGCACTCCCGCACAGCAAACCGTGACCATCTTCGGACTCGGTCCCATCGGCCTTGGCAATATCATCATGCAAACGCATCTCGGACGCCGTGTCATCGGCATCGACCGCGCCCCTGCCCGCCTCGAACTCGCGCGCCGCCTCGGGGCTACTCACATCATCGATACCACCGACGCCGCAGACATTCCCGCCACCATCCGCAACCTTACCCGCGACACCGGAGCCGATGTCGCCATCGAAGCCGCTGGCGTGCCCGCCACCGCGCGCCTCTGTTTCGCGTCCGTCTGCAAAGGTGGCATGGTGATTTTCAACGGCGAACAACCCGCGCTCGAACTCTCCCCCAGCGAAGATTTCATCCGCCGCGACATCGCCGCCATCGGCTCCTGGTTTTACCACTTCTGCGAATATCCCGACATGCTCGCCCAGACCCGTAACGGCCTGCCCGTCGCCTCCCTCATTACGCACCGCTTCCCCCTCTCCAAAGCCGCTGACGCTTATCACGTGATGCAATCTGGCCTTTCGGGCAAAGTGCTGCTGACCTACGCAGACAAATAG
- a CDS encoding spermidine/putrescine ABC transporter ATPase, which yields MIEINGVTKRFGAFTAVNRVSLQVHAGEFITLLGPSGCGKTTLLRLLSGFEHPDEGSIRIAGEDVTHHAPYRRNINQVFQGYALFPHMTVRQNIAFGLRMQKLPEAEIRPRVAEVIDLMALTGFEERKPHQLSGGQRQRVALARAIVPRPSVLLLDEPLSALDAKLRQQMRVELKRLQKHLGLTFVFVTHDQEEALTLSDRIAVLNNGRLEQLGTATEIYHEPRTAFVADFIGEANLIEAEMVARNGVYGRVRLEGGLELKVSLSRWPAELTKAVISIRPEKVHVSKTPIQAENVFEARVTEEVFQGALDQLVIASDAGTRLSAIVANESAIMEPIHDGDRVWCGLHVNDLVVVCADP from the coding sequence ATGATCGAGATCAACGGGGTGACCAAACGCTTCGGTGCGTTCACCGCCGTCAACCGCGTCAGCCTGCAAGTCCACGCGGGCGAATTCATCACCCTGCTCGGCCCCTCCGGCTGCGGCAAAACCACCCTCCTCCGGCTCCTCTCCGGATTCGAGCACCCGGACGAAGGCTCCATCCGGATCGCCGGCGAAGACGTGACGCATCACGCGCCCTACCGGCGCAACATCAACCAGGTCTTCCAGGGCTACGCGCTTTTCCCGCACATGACCGTGCGCCAGAACATCGCCTTCGGGCTGCGCATGCAAAAACTCCCCGAGGCCGAAATCCGTCCGCGCGTCGCCGAAGTCATCGACCTCATGGCGCTCACCGGCTTCGAGGAACGCAAACCCCACCAGCTCTCCGGCGGACAGCGCCAGCGCGTGGCCCTCGCCCGGGCCATCGTGCCGCGCCCCTCCGTCCTCCTGCTCGACGAGCCGCTTTCCGCGCTCGACGCCAAGCTCCGCCAGCAAATGCGCGTCGAGCTCAAGCGGCTGCAAAAGCACCTCGGGCTCACCTTCGTCTTCGTCACCCACGACCAGGAAGAGGCGCTCACGCTCAGCGACCGCATCGCCGTCCTCAACAACGGCCGGCTCGAACAGCTCGGCACCGCCACCGAAATCTACCACGAACCGCGCACCGCCTTCGTCGCCGACTTTATCGGCGAGGCCAACCTCATCGAAGCCGAGATGGTGGCCCGCAACGGCGTCTATGGCCGCGTCCGCCTCGAAGGCGGCCTGGAGCTCAAGGTCTCGCTCAGCCGCTGGCCGGCCGAGCTCACCAAAGCCGTGATTTCGATCCGCCCGGAAAAAGTGCATGTCTCCAAAACGCCGATCCAGGCGGAAAACGTTTTCGAGGCCCGTGTGACCGAGGAAGTTTTCCAGGGCGCGCTCGACCAGCTCGTGATCGCCAGCGACGCCGGCACCCGCCTCAGCGCCATCGTGGCCAACGAAAGCGCCATCATGGAGCCGATCCACGACGGCGACCGCGTCTGGTGCGGCCTGCACGTGAACGATCTCGTCGTCGTCTGCGCCGACCCGTGA